In Electrophorus electricus isolate fEleEle1 chromosome 1, fEleEle1.pri, whole genome shotgun sequence, a single window of DNA contains:
- the plekho2 gene encoding pleckstrin homology domain-containing family O member 2 gives MEDGIKEDPAKPKEVKLVGQAGWLKKSSGKFLGGYKDRYFQLDRTKIVVYDNEDLKNCVEHVDLENFDKCHELRSTFTKKHRLILTRAPKSGSKVCDVKLQAQNQEEKEAWIKALNDGINRAKNKIFDEVKVDEHSSLEHVTRTRPKGNRGRRPPTRIHMKDVANFSSDGILRLDLDATGSTPNGTQFQTADGNKQNSTTETQEAPGEAAGEDSAQPKKVLKPPMPPSMVTNVSESQESDTKPEELAPAKMILMPPMPPSKEQKPSENQEEQKPSEEVQEKKAVKLPMPPSKENKPSTCGNWEANGEKASDSKVESGAVNNPSKPCLDQEEPDNPEAHKSSPFNKTTHPPSPPSKDMKPKQALIIRDIEVIPEDIEVIPGNHEDADDKDKTDVKDNSAQCQEGAEEENTVKTVDIAFTLSNDVPKRQEVMWDSSNSALEEDPVEQNVDKPACPDTATVTVELAKPYIELKLTPSPTPESVQKSPGPPALPKKKPLKPPTKKEDSGPQIRPAVSISSSVPAVVSPSVERISENVPAVDIKPTTQEPKGEHKVVILSLSSAGVGEDSNRVCGTEVEEKSVDSGQLSAEESENSDQVTSSADKLQGSFQGLDGETSEDDLEPLDTNMHGMEDPPSANLSAPLRGTVETSVSSPLPAANPCAEIFVPNSPSKIRAASVGNLIEIKVLPQVSDMKDLQNKVSVELKETVKLLGEIGNEEGVKDGTDAGILLSTAMEKLLKADQFLREAKSIKQLENKRNRTSW, from the exons ATGGAAGAT GGCATTAAAGAAGACCCAGCCAAGCCCAAAGAGGTGAAGTTGGTGGGCCAGGCTGGCTGGTTGAAGAAGTCTTCAGGGAAGTTCCTGGGTGGTTACAAAGACCGCTACTTTCAGCTGGACAGAACCAAGATTGTTGTGTATGACAATGAG gacTTAAAGAACTGTGTGGAGCATGTGGACCTGGAGAACTTTGATAAATGTCATGAGTTACGCAGTACTTTCACCAAGAAACACAGGCTGATACTGACGCGGGCGCCAAAGAGTGGGAGTAAG gtCTGTGATGTTAAACTGCAGGCCCAAAATCAGGAGGAAAAAGAGGCTTGGATAAAGGCGCTTAATGATGGCATTAAcagggcaaaaaataaaatctttgatGAG GTAAAAGTTGATGAACACTCATCTTTAGAGCATGTAACACGGACTCGGCCAAAGGGAAACCGAGGCAGAAGGCCACCAACCAGGATACACATGAAAGAC GTTGCAAACTTCTCATCAGATGGAATCTTGAGACTCGACCTCGATGCTACCGGGAGTACACCTAATGGAACCCAGTTCCAAACTGCTGATGGGAATAAGCAAAACAGTACTACTGAAACTCAGGAAGCACCAGGGGAAGCTGCGGGTGAAGATTCTGCACAGCCGAAAAAAGTCCTGAAGCCACCCATGCCTCCATCAATGGTGACCAATGTCAGTGAAAGCCAGGAGAGTGACACCAAACCTGAGGAATTAGCTCCAGCAAAGATGATCCTCATGCCACCAATGCCACCATCCAAGGAGCAGAAACCCTCTGAAAATCAAGAGGAACAGAAGCCAAGTGAGGAGGTGCAAGAGAAGAAGGCTGTGAAGCTACCCATGCCTCCTTCAAAGGAGAACAAGCCAAGCACATGTGGCAATTGGGAGGCCAATGGGGAGAAAGCTTCAGACAGCAAAGTAGAGTCTGGAGCAGTAAATAATCCTAGCAAGCCATGTCTAGATCAGGAAGAGCCAGACAATCCAGAGGCACATAAATCTTCTCCATTCAATAAGACCACCCACCCCCCTTCTCCACCATCTAAAGACATGAAACCCAAGCAGGCACTGATTATAAGGGATATAGAGGTTATTCCAGAGGATATAGAAGTTATCCCAGGAAATCATGAAGATGCTGATGATAAAGATAAAACGGATGTGAAGGATAACAGTGCACAATGCCAGGAGGGAGCTGAAGAAGAAAATACTGTTAAGACAGTGGACATTGCATTCACACTCTCAAATGATGTTCCAAAACGCCAAGAAGTGATGTGGGATTCATCCAATTCAGCATTGGAGGAAGACCCTGTAGAACAAAATGTAGACAAACCTGCTTGTCCGGACACTGCTACAGTCACTGTTGAACTTGCAAAGCCTTACATTGAGCTCAAATTAACCCCAAGTCCAACTCCAGAGTCTGTTCAAAAGAGTCCAGGCCCTCCTGCTCTACCAAAAAAGAAACCTCTTAAACCACCTACTAAAAAGGAGGACAGTGGACCACAGATTAGACCTGCAGTCTCCATTAGCAGCTCAGTTCCTGCTGTCGTGTCACCCTCAGTAGAAAGAATCTCTGAGAATGTGCCTGCAGTTGATATAAAACCAACCACTCAAGAACCAAAAGGTGAGCACAAGGTTGTCATCCTGTCTCTCAGTAGTGCAGGAGTAGGTGAGGACTCTAACAGAGTATGTGGGACAGAGGTTGAAGAGAAGTCTGTAGACAGCGGTCAGCTCTCTGCTGAGGAGTCTGAAAATAGTGACCAAGTAACATCATCAGCGGATAAGTTGCAGGGTAGTTTTCAGGGCTTAGATGGGGAAACCAGCGAGGATGACCTGGAACCACTAGACACCAACATGCATGGCATGGAGGATCCACCTTCAGCAAACCTAAGTGCTCCACTCAGAGGCACTGTAGAGACATCTGTCTCAAGCCCATTACCTGCAGCAAATCCGTGTGCTGAGATTTTTGTGCCAAACTCCCCTTCCAAGATACGGGCTGCATCAGTGGGCAATCTTATTGAGATCAAAGTTTTACCACAAGTAAGTGATATGAAGGACTTGCAAAATAAAGTGTCAGTGGAGCTCAAAGAAACAGTAAAGCTACTGGGTGAAATAGGCAATGAGGAAGGCGTTAAAGATGGAACAGATGCAGGGATCCTACTCAGTACTGCAATGGAAAAGCTTCTGAAAGCTGACCAATTCTTGAGAGAAGCCAAGAGTATTAAACAGCTTGAGAACAAGAGGAACAGAACAAGTTGGTAA